A single Chanos chanos chromosome 8, fChaCha1.1, whole genome shotgun sequence DNA region contains:
- the ccdc80l1 gene encoding coiled-coil domain-containing protein 80, with protein sequence MMFIQMRWILFMLAWTSLNASDLRPHINKRMSESVHQALRHNTGKQLYLRSGVPQSAGDAATFPSSGNMPRLRAIQADQVPDSPRGLTRRVPRPRRPVQSKKPIQTSHVAAPELIPPRPAALAPVLAQASHSSVSSINVLASFAGRNRVLVISAPHESDGYYRLMMSLLKPDIYCEMAERHVQVIVMFHQQGEMGGQVRKVSNQGTITVEPLDPGLVPRLMGFLKFEEGKFGMVLLRKTLQVEERYPYPVRLEAVYETVDRTPMRRVEKARQKGFVQRCKAAGLEGQVVQSGGMGTAGFHPQVHDKTAGGNEGEEGTLQPTQRIRQQTATSRTTTERTTTARATKPTTAKPATTTTSTTKPSQPTTTRTTTFLPTTTTAANTTTVILPMTDKHGDLQTQPYWNPAALTTAEPHRQPSTRIRQNDHPNTVTYPSTTFEYTTYDRHKHPIQTDASPFGAETTQGYRRKPGKDRQSKLKNAERQSSNEPVGEDEAGETGKAVPIAKTGKIKPEKGEKKKNPDRPDKPSMRTKAEKKATKASKDADASPHGKNVEKKGMSFEGKDAAEKSTEKQLDPKKLLDTFLAYFERRRRLIVITAPNERERMYVQQRDEYLEQVCDMALRKISIITVFGPTGNSTMRIDHYQMEHDKPMRGLPDSDLINQDLITAFRKGLGMTHNEFYMVLTDFSIKVKQQYEVPIIMKAVFDYIDTFPTRIKEMEQQRKQGVLCKKEDKSRSLENFLSRFRWRRRLFVISTPNDEEWAYQQQLYAMNSQACNLGLRHISVMKLMGKNFEDMGGVLELYPINGTATVERQHLSASLVRDIRNYFQISPEYFSMLLVGKDGNVKSWYPSPMWSMSTIYDLIDSMQLRRQEMAIQLSLGMRCPEDEYGSHDGYHDGYHRGYGY encoded by the exons ATGATGTTCATTCAGATGCGTTGGATTTTGTTTATGTTGGCATGGACAAGCCTAAATGCATCTGACCTAAGACCTCATATAAACAAACGTATGAGTGAATCAGTGCACCAAGCACTTAGGCACAACACAGGTAAGCAGTTATACTTGAGAAGTGGTGTCCCACAGTCAGCCGGAGATGCTGCGACTTTTCCCAGCTCCGGTAACATGCCGAGACTCAGGGCCATCCAAGCCGATCAGGTCCCGGACTCCCCAAGGGGTCTTACCAGAAGAGTTCCGCGGCCCAGAAGACCAGTCCAGTCCAAAAAACCCATCCAGACCAGCCACGTTGCGGCTCCAGAACTGATTCCGCCCCGCCCAGCGGCTCTGGCACCAGTCCTGGCCCAAGCGTCCCACAGCAGCGTCAGCTCCATCAACGTTCTGGCGAGCTTTGCGGGTCGGAACCGCGTGCTGGTCATCTCAGCTCCGCACGAATCCGATGGCTATTACCGTCTAATGATGAGCCTGCTCAAACCTGACATCTACTGCGAGATGGCCGAGAGACACGTACAGGTGATAGTGATGTTCCACCAGCAAGGGGAGATGGGAGGTCAGGTGAGGAAGGTCAGCAACCAGGGCACCATCACCGTGGAACCCCTGGACCCAGGTCTGGTGCCCCGGCTGATGGGCTTCCTTAAGTTCGAAGAAGGTAAATTTGGCATGGTGCTGTTGCGGAAGACTCTCCAGGTGGAGGAGAGGTATCCGTACCCAGTGCGTCTGGAGGCGGTGTATGAGACAGTGGACAGGACCCCCATGCGGAGGGTGGAGAAAGCCAGGCAAAAGGGCTTTGTACAAAGGTGCAAGGCCGCTGGCCTGGAAGGTCAGGTGGTACAGTCTGGAGGGATGGGTACAGCTGGTTTTCACCCCCAGGTGCATGACAAGACAGCAGGTGGGAATGAAGGAGAGGAAGGTACCCTGCAACCCACCCAGAGAATCCGACAACAGACAGCTACCTCCAGAACAACCACAGAAAGGACAACCACCGCAAGAGCCACTAAGCCTACGACCGCCAAACCTGCAACCACAACCACATCTACAACAAAGCCATCTCAACCTACTACGACAAGAACCACCACTTTTCTCCCAACAACCACCACTGCCGCCAACACCACTACTGTGATCCTGCCAATGACTGACAAACACGGTGACCTGCAAACACAGCCTTACTGGAACCCAGCGGCTCTGACCACGGCTGAGCCCCATCGCCAACCATCCACCCGAATTCGTCAGAACGACCACCCCAACACAGTCACCTACCCCTCCACTACCTTCGAGTACACCACCTAcgacagacacaaacaccccATCCAAACGGATGCGTCTCCGTTTGGCGCTGAAACAACACAAGGTTACAGACGGAAACCGGGGAAGGACAGACAGTCCAAGCTGAAGAATGCGGAGCGGCAATCGAGTAATGAGCCCGTCGGGGAGGATGAGGCAGGAGAAACGGGTAAGGCCGTTCCGATCGCCAAGACGGGAAAAATCAAACCTGAGAAAGgcgagaagaaaaaaaacccagataggCCCGACAAACCTTCGATGAGAaccaaagcagagaaaaaggcGACAAAGGCCTCCAAGGATGCGGACGCCAGCCCTCATGGCAAAAACGTGGAAAAGAAAGGGATGAGTTTTGAGGGGAAAGACGCTGCTGAAAAATCCACGGAAAAACAGCTAGATCCCAAGAAACTGTTGGACACCTTTCTTGCTTATTTTGAGAGAAGAAGACGGCTTATT GTCATCACCGCTCCAAACGAGCGGGAGCGTATGTACGTGCAGCAGAGGGATGAGTATCTGGAGCAGGTGTGTGACATGGCTCTCCGTAAAATCTCCATCATCACCGTGTTTGGCCCGACGGGAAACAGCACCATGAGGATCGACCATTACCAAATGG AGCACGATAAGCCAATGCGTGGGCTGCCAGACAGCGACCTCATCAACCAGGACCTCATCACGGCGTTCCGGAAAGGGCTTGGAATGACGCACAATGAATTTTACATGGTGCTGACCGACTTCAGCATCAAAGTGAAG CAACAGTACGAGGTGCCGATCATCATGAAGGCAGTGTTTGACTACATCGACACATTCCCCACCCGCATTAAAGAGATGGAACAGCAGCGGAAACAAGGAGTCCTGTGCAAAAAGGAGGACAAATCCAGATCTTTGGAGAACTTCCTGTCCAG GTTCCGCTGGAGGCGGAGACTGTTTGTAATCTCCACCCCCAATGATGAGGAATGGGCCTATCAGCAGCAGTTATATGCCATGAACAGTCAGGCTTGCAATCTGG GCCTTCGGCACATATCTGTTATGAAGCTGATGGGCAAAAACTTTGAAGACATGGGCGGAGTCCTGGAGCTGTACCCAATCAACG gcaccgCTACTGTGGAGAGACAGCACCTCTCCGCCTCTCTGGTGAGGGACATCAGGAACTACTTCCAGATCAGTCCGGAATACTTCTCCATGCTCCTGGTCGGGAAGGACGGGAACGTGAAGTCGTGGTATCCGTCTCCCATGTGGTCCATGTCCACCATCTACGACCTCATCGACTCCATGCAGCTCCGCAGGCAGGAGATGGCCATCCAGCTGTCTCTGGGCATGCGCTGCCCAGAAGACGAGTACGGTTCCCATGACGGTTACCACGACGGCTATCACCGTGGTTACGGTTACTAA
- the faimb gene encoding fas apoptotic inhibitory molecule b, whose protein sequence is MSGDVVGVWEVALSDGVHRIEFEHGTTTGKRVVYINGKEVLRRDWMFKLVGKETFPVGSTGAKATINIEAVTGFAYEYTLEINGKSLQAFMDNRSKISRSWVLKLDGADCRIVLEKDTMDVWCNGQRLETMGEFADNGTETHFGVGNHECCIKAISSGRKRKGIVHTLFVDGMIVPEASE, encoded by the exons ATGTCGGGAGATGTGGTTGGTGTGTGGGAAGTTGCTCTGAGTGACGGCGTTCACCGGATAGAGTTCGAACATGGAACAACTACAGGAAAACGAGTTGTTTACATCAATGGAAAG gaaGTGCTGAGGAGAGATTGGATGTTTAAACTCGTTGGTAAAGAAACATTTCCTGTCGGGAGCACGGGAGCCAAAGCGACCATAAACATTGAGGCAGTCACTGGCTTTGCCTATGAGTACACACTGGAGATCAATGGAAAAAGCCTCCAGGCATTCATGGACAATCGGTCCAAGATCTCTAGAAGTTGGGTGCTCAAGCTTGACGGAGCAGACTGCAGGATAGTGCTTG AGAAAGACACCATGGACGTGTGGTGCAATGGACAAAGGTTGGAAACTATG GGAGAATTTGCAGACAATGGCACGGAGACACACTTTGGTGTGGGGAATCACGAGTGTTGCATCAAGGCTATAAGCAGCGGGAGGAAAAGGAAAGGCATCGTTCACACTTTATTCGTGGATGGCATGATTGTGCCGGAAGCCTCGGAATGA